CAGGCGAGAAGCGGGCAACGGTCAGCTGCACTTCGGGCGTGATCGAAAGTCCAAGCTGTGGCTCGAGCGATTTCACAAGATCAGCGGTGGTGATGTCCATGCGAAGGAATCCTTATAGCAGCAGCTGTTTCACCACCGAGCAATCGTCGTGCGCCAGCGGCAAGGGCTGACCCGCGTTGTCGTACTCGGTTTTCGACGTATCGATGCCAAGGGCTGCAAACCAGGTGTGAAACATGTGACCGATGTCGTACGCCTCGCCGTCGACAAACGTTCCGAGCGCGTTGGTTTTGCCGATCACCGCACCCTTTTGCACGCCACAGCCTGCCATGGCAATCGACCATGCTTCGGGCCAATGATCGCGACCAATATGTCCGTTGATGCGCGGCGTGCGACCAAACTCGCTGAGCGCAATCACAAGGGTGTTATCGAGCAGTCCACGCTCGTTTAAGTCTTCGATAAGTGAAGCAAAAGGCTGATCGAAACGAGGCACCAGACTCAAGTGGCCATTGAAATTGTCGCCGTGCGTATCCCAGCCATAGCTGTTCACTTTCACGAACGTGACGCCCGCTTCGATCATCTTGCGAGCCTGCAGAATGTGCCTGCCGAGTTCGTGGGTGCCGTAGCGCTCGACATCACGCGGGTCGAACGTGGTTGTGTCGAAGAGGTCTTGCCTACGCATCAGATTGCGAGCGACGTCGTAGACATAGCTGCTCGCATCGCTGACCGTTGGCGAGCGCCCTTGGGCATAGCGAGCGTTGATCTTCTCGCGCAGCGATTGGCGGCGTGTTTCTTCGTCCATCGTGAGCGAAGCGTGGAGCGGAAGATTTTCGGGTGGCTTGCCATCGCCGAAAGCGACCGCTCCGAACTTGGGTCCGAGGAAGCCAGCATCCTGATGCATGAAGCCGCCGCTGCCGGGTTTGATCCAAACATACGGAGGGAGTCCGCTTTCGCCGGGGCCCAGCAGTTTGGCGACCGCGCTACCGAAGTAGGGATAGGTGACGCCCCGATTCTTGGGATCGCCGCGCTGAATCCGCGCAACACCGGCGGAGTGCGAATTGTCTTGCGTACACATGCTCCGCACGACCGCAAGGTGATGCATCTGCTGCGAAGTTTTACGAAGCAGCTCGCTGACATGCACGCCGGGAACGCTGGTCGGAATCGCGCGAAACGGACCACCAAACAGCGTGTTGGGTTTCGGGTCCCACGATTCGAGTTGGCTCATGCCCCCATCGATCCAAATCATCAGCACTTGTTTGCGACGCTTGGCAAGATCATCCGCGAGCGAGCGGCTGGCGAGTGGACCCATCATGCCAGCCGCAGCCCCAGCAATCGTCGATGCGAGCATCGCTCGACGTGAAAGTCGATGTTCCCAGGCGGGGCATTTTGTATTGTTCATCGAAGACTTCTTTCCAAGCCTGCTGAGCAACTTACGCTAATGATTCTTCGATCGCTTCATGTCACCTTGGTTCGCGATGCTCACTGCTGGGCCAGCCAGCAGTGCCAGCCAGCATCTCAGTCACTCGAAATATTCGTACGTCTGATCTCTGCCCCCGACCTCTGCCCACAACCACTAGTGATTCAAACAGAACTCGTTGGAAGCAATCAGCGCCCAAAGCAGCTCGCGCGTCAGTTGCTCTTTGGGCTCTTTTCCAGCAAGCCACTCGGCAACTTCGCGCGATTCCTCTTCGCTAGGCAAGCGGCTGAGGACCGAGGTGTAGAGCCTTGTGGCGAATTGCTGCGGATCGTTCTCCGCTAAAAGTTGCGCTGCGAGATTGTTCTCTTGCGGCGATAGCAGCTTCAGTAGTTCTTCGTCGTTCATCAGAAAGAGCGAACCTTTTACCGTCGGCGCAAACTCACCATCCGGTTCTCGCGGAGGAGGTGCAAACGATTTGTCGAGTCGCGTTTGCAACTTAATGAGTTGTTCGCTTCGTGGTGGAAGATCAGCAGCGCTTGGTTTGGCGTCGGCTGTTACCCGCTGGAGTTCATCGGTCGCGACAAGCAATGCGCGCAGCAGTTGCTGAGTACTCAGGGGACGTTCAAAAGCCACTTGATAGGTCGGTTTCACCGGCCGCTCGCCCAAGTCATCGGGCCAGACTGACGACCGCTGGTAGGCCCGCGATAAAGTGATTTCACGAATCAAATAGCGAAGGTCAAACTTACTTGCCACCAGCGATGCAGCGAGCGCGTCGAGCAGTTCGGGATGCGAGGGTGGATTGTCGCTATGGGCCAGGTCGAGTGGATGTACGAGCCCGCGTCCCATCAGCATCCACCAGACACGATTGGCGATATTTCGAGCGAAATACGGGTTCTCAGCGGTCGGAAGATCACTCGCAAGAATGGCGAGCGTGCTAAATTTTGGCTTTCCCGGAAACTTGGTTTTGCGATCAGGTGCGATCTCGAATTCTTCGCCAGCAGCGAACATCGGAATTGCTACTTCAGCGCGTCCTGGTAGCTGAGGACCGACGCTGCGAGGCTGCTGAACGAAGACCGAAACAAACTCGATTTTCTTCGTGAGTGGCTTCTCTGCAACTGCTGCAAACGAGACATCGCGGCGGATCTCGAGGTTGCCTACAAACGCCAAGAGTCCCTGGAAATATTCCTGCTTATACTCGTCGACAAACAGGTGATCGTGGCACTGGGCACATTGTACATCGACACCCAAAAACATCCGTCCGACATCGCGCACAAGGCCGGGAATGTCGACCGGGTTCTGGCCATAGTTCTCGAGGCGTTTGACATAGAAGAAAGCGGAGGCTCGCGACGCTTCGTCATCGGCATTAGGACTCAGAAGCTCACGCGACATGACATCCCACGGCTTATTCGCAGCGAATGAGCGATAGAGATAGGCTTGCCAATCGTCGCTGTCGCCGAGACGTTCCATCAGCAGATTGTGAAACGCTTGCGACATCCGCTGGGGATAGTCGCCCGACGCAAGTAGCCTATCGATGGTGCGCGTTCGCTTGTCGGCGGAGCTGTCGGCAAGAAAACTCGTCAGTTCCTCGCGCGTCGGCGTGCGGCCGGCGAGATCGAGTGTCGCGCGGCGCAGGAACTCAGCATCCGAGGTGAGCGGCGCAAATTTCAAACTGGCATCAGCCTCGATCAGGCGATCGATCGTTATGTGAAGTGCGTCGTCGCTTCGCGCAAGATTGGCGAGCGTAGCAAGTGTCAACAAAACGGCTGTGGTGAGGAAGAAGCGATTCATCGATCCCTACCTGCCCTGAGGTGTGAAAAAGTGGGCGAGCGGACGTATCGAGGCGGGCTGATGGATAGTGTAAGGTGGTGCTGCGCTGTCGCAAAGCAAATTTGCGTAATCTCTCCCCAGTGCTCCACTCGCTGCTCAAATCAATTGCCCGTTGCTGGCCATTTTCGCTCCACTTGCCCTGGGAATTCTCGCGTGTCACGACTTTCGATCCGCTCCCTTGCTGTTTCTATTTTGTGGCTGCTCGTTGCCACGTTTGGTCACACGATGGCGGTTGCCGAGGGACCTCTAGTAACGACGGTAGCCCCTGCGGATGTCAACTTCGACGAAGCCAAACTCGCCAAGATTGACGAACTGGTGGCCGCAGCACTCGAGAACAAACAACTCCCCGGGTGTGTGGTGGTGATTGGTCGCGCGGGGAAAGTAGTGCTCAAAAAGGCGTATGGCAACAAGCGGCTTCAGCCGACTCTTGAACCGATGACGACCGACACCGTGTTCGACCTCGCCTCGCTCACCAAACCGATCGCGACAGCCACCTCGGCGATGATCCTGCTCGACCAAAAGAAGATCGCGCTCGATGATCCGATTGCAAAATATCTTCCCGAACTCGCTGCGAAAGACGATGCGCCGACCATCGAGCATTTGCTAACGCATACCGCTGGCTACATCGCCGACAACAATATTTCCGACTATCAAAATGGTCGTGAGGTGGCGATTGAAAAATTGAACGGTCAAAAGCTACGCACCAAACCGGGCAAACAATTTGTGTATAGCGATGTTTGCTTCATGCTTCTCGGGCTTGTTGTGGAGAAAGCAAGTGGCGAGCCGCTCGATCAGTTTGCCAAGAAGAACATTTTCGAGAAGTTGGGAATGCAAGAGACTGGCTATTTGCCAAGTGATGAACTGAAGCTTCGTGCTGCGCCAACCACGATGCGCGATGGGAAGTGGATTCAAGGGGAAGTGCACGATCCCCGCTCGCATTTGCTCGGCGGTGTGGCGGGCCATGCGGGGCTGTTTAGTACGGCAGATGATCTGGCGATTTATGCCTCGGCGATGCTGAAGCACGGAACCTTGGGAGATGCTTCGCTGATGAGCGATGCGACTTGGAAAGAGATGCTCACGCCTCGCGAGGTCTTTTCATCGTCGCGCGGAAGTGAGCGACGAGCACAAACACGCTGCCTAGGCTGGGATCATGCGACTGGCTTTTCGTCGAATGCTCCGAGCGGCAGGTCGGGCTTGGCGATTGGCCACGGAGGTTTCACCGGCACTGCGATGTGGATCGATCCTGAACTCGATCTGTTCGTGATATTTCTCAGCAACCGTGTGCATCCCGACGGAAGTGGCTCAGTGAATCGACTCGCCGGTGAGATTGGCACCGTAGCGGTTGAAGCGATGCGAAAGTAACGACAATCGCTGGACTTCTTCGCGCGGGAAGATCCTGAGGCATAATGGAAGCTAGTGGCGTGCTACTAGTAATACTTATTCTCCGTTTGTGACAGCTATGAGCGACGAACCCAAAAACGAGAATTTGCTGCCGATGGTCAGTGCTGAAGCTGCTGCCGAAAATGCGGCGCAAGAACCGGTTGAAAAGCCTTGGTTCATTCAAGAGACGACCGCTGAGTTTTTCGAACGCGATGTGATTGAGGCCTCGCACAAACATCCGGTGGTGGTCGATTTCTGGGCCACCTGGTGTCAGCCCTGTCGTTTGCTTTCGCCGGTGCTCGATAAGGTGGTGAGCGAGTTCGACGGCCAAATCGTGCTGGTGAAAGCCGACACCGATCAGGTCCCTCGTTTTGCGCAGGCCTTTCGGATCGATTCGATTCCCGCTGTGTTTGGGCTGAAGCGAGGGAAGGTGGTCGCGCAGTTCAAGGGGCTGCTCCCAGAAGAGCGGCTGCGTGAGTTCTTTAAGTCGTTGCTGCCGACTGAAGCGGAAGAATTTCTGCGCAAGGCGCAAGAGTTGGAAGCGACGGACCTCGCTGCGAGCGAACAAGCGTATCGCGAAGCACTGATGAAGTCGCCCAACGATCTCGAGGCGCTCGGGTCGCTCGCGCGGGTGCTACTGGCGCAGAATAAGCTCGAGGATTGTAAAGTGCTTTTGGCCGAGGCCGAGAAAGCGGGCGTGGTCGAAGGGGGGCTCGCGAAAATCGCTGCGCAGGTGCGACTCGCGTCGACAGCCGTTCCGAGCGACAAGCTTGCCGATCTGCAGAGCAAATTGGCAGCCGACCCGAAGGCACACGACATTCGTCTGCAGTGGGCTGAAGGTCTGCTGGCGGCTGGTGAATCACGCGCCGCACTCGAGGCGTTTCTCTATGTCGTCGAAAACGATCGAGCCAAGTTTCGTTCGCAAGCGCGAGAGAAAATGGTCGATGCGTTTCGCGTCCTCGGCGAAGAGAATCCACTCGTCGCCGAGTTCCGCCGCAACCTGTCGCTAGCGCTCTACTAATCGGCACCTAGCATCTATCGGCTACGGTGCACATTAGATGGCTTGAGCGGCGGCAGGAACGGGCGTCGCAGGAAGTTTGGCTTCACGTGCCAGACGTGCAGCGCGAGCTGCTTCCACGACGGCAATTTTCATGTCGTCGAGCGAAACATGTCGCGGATCGATGTGCGCATCTTCAAAGGTGAAGAAGACGGCGTTCACAAGATCGTCGTTCGATCGGGCTTTGCGGGCTCGCTTGTGGATGGCTTGTCGGAGTTGTTCGTTCATAATTTCTTTCGTCCTTGATCGCTGCAGCGAAGTATCGCGTGCAATGCTTCGCTAGGTTGCCACTAAGCTCGCAAGCGGGGCCCTTCTTGGCCCACACTCGACATAGAGCTCAGTGGTTGGCGATCTGCTGGTGGTTACTCTCGCTCGCCCACTTCGGGCGATGCAACATGCATCAGCCAGCAAAGGGGAAGTTCCGTGACCTCACAGCAGTAGCCGATTGATCGTGTGCTCGATCGACACCGGGCTCCCATTTTTTGGAAGCCGCAATGCTGCGTCGTGCGACGAAGTGATGACACGCATCAGCCGTCGCGGTTCGCACCAATCGAACGTTTTGGAGGGTGTTGCTAGTTTCGGGAGAACATCTCCTCTAACCGCAAAATGACCTCTTTCATCAAACTCGTTACCAGGGAATTCGATTCGCCGAAGCTCTTCTTAAGTGACAATACTCCCGAATTTCTCAGGAAGTTGCACCGAGCAGGCGCAAATCGAAAAGGCTGGCAAAGTTATGCAGATTTTGAAGTCAGCATGACTCGGTGGGGGCGAGGTGTCAGGTGGGGCGACCTGCGAGTGGCGTTTTCGCCGAGCAAAAAGCTCGAATCGGGGCCAATTCGCTTGTCGTACGCCTCATTGTATCGCCCAGTCGACGTGACGTCTTGAGCGGTATTTGCCCAGTCGCAATCGCCAGTTTTGATCGGTTCAGCTAACGGAAAACCGGCTTCCCCAGCGGGTGGCGTAAGGG
This window of the Pirellula staleyi DSM 6068 genome carries:
- a CDS encoding DUF1501 domain-containing protein; translation: MNNTKCPAWEHRLSRRAMLASTIAGAAAGMMGPLASRSLADDLAKRRKQVLMIWIDGGMSQLESWDPKPNTLFGGPFRAIPTSVPGVHVSELLRKTSQQMHHLAVVRSMCTQDNSHSAGVARIQRGDPKNRGVTYPYFGSAVAKLLGPGESGLPPYVWIKPGSGGFMHQDAGFLGPKFGAVAFGDGKPPENLPLHASLTMDEETRRQSLREKINARYAQGRSPTVSDASSYVYDVARNLMRRQDLFDTTTFDPRDVERYGTHELGRHILQARKMIEAGVTFVKVNSYGWDTHGDNFNGHLSLVPRFDQPFASLIEDLNERGLLDNTLVIALSEFGRTPRINGHIGRDHWPEAWSIAMAGCGVQKGAVIGKTNALGTFVDGEAYDIGHMFHTWFAALGIDTSKTEYDNAGQPLPLAHDDCSVVKQLLL
- a CDS encoding DUF1553 domain-containing protein; translation: MNRFFLTTAVLLTLATLANLARSDDALHITIDRLIEADASLKFAPLTSDAEFLRRATLDLAGRTPTREELTSFLADSSADKRTRTIDRLLASGDYPQRMSQAFHNLLMERLGDSDDWQAYLYRSFAANKPWDVMSRELLSPNADDEASRASAFFYVKRLENYGQNPVDIPGLVRDVGRMFLGVDVQCAQCHDHLFVDEYKQEYFQGLLAFVGNLEIRRDVSFAAVAEKPLTKKIEFVSVFVQQPRSVGPQLPGRAEVAIPMFAAGEEFEIAPDRKTKFPGKPKFSTLAILASDLPTAENPYFARNIANRVWWMLMGRGLVHPLDLAHSDNPPSHPELLDALAASLVASKFDLRYLIREITLSRAYQRSSVWPDDLGERPVKPTYQVAFERPLSTQQLLRALLVATDELQRVTADAKPSAADLPPRSEQLIKLQTRLDKSFAPPPREPDGEFAPTVKGSLFLMNDEELLKLLSPQENNLAAQLLAENDPQQFATRLYTSVLSRLPSEEESREVAEWLAGKEPKEQLTRELLWALIASNEFCLNH
- a CDS encoding tetratricopeptide repeat protein is translated as MSDEPKNENLLPMVSAEAAAENAAQEPVEKPWFIQETTAEFFERDVIEASHKHPVVVDFWATWCQPCRLLSPVLDKVVSEFDGQIVLVKADTDQVPRFAQAFRIDSIPAVFGLKRGKVVAQFKGLLPEERLREFFKSLLPTEAEEFLRKAQELEATDLAASEQAYREALMKSPNDLEALGSLARVLLAQNKLEDCKVLLAEAEKAGVVEGGLAKIAAQVRLASTAVPSDKLADLQSKLAADPKAHDIRLQWAEGLLAAGESRAALEAFLYVVENDRAKFRSQAREKMVDAFRVLGEENPLVAEFRRNLSLALY
- a CDS encoding serine hydrolase domain-containing protein, whose protein sequence is MSRLSIRSLAVSILWLLVATFGHTMAVAEGPLVTTVAPADVNFDEAKLAKIDELVAAALENKQLPGCVVVIGRAGKVVLKKAYGNKRLQPTLEPMTTDTVFDLASLTKPIATATSAMILLDQKKIALDDPIAKYLPELAAKDDAPTIEHLLTHTAGYIADNNISDYQNGREVAIEKLNGQKLRTKPGKQFVYSDVCFMLLGLVVEKASGEPLDQFAKKNIFEKLGMQETGYLPSDELKLRAAPTTMRDGKWIQGEVHDPRSHLLGGVAGHAGLFSTADDLAIYASAMLKHGTLGDASLMSDATWKEMLTPREVFSSSRGSERRAQTRCLGWDHATGFSSNAPSGRSGLAIGHGGFTGTAMWIDPELDLFVIFLSNRVHPDGSGSVNRLAGEIGTVAVEAMRK